One stretch of Malus domestica chromosome 14, GDT2T_hap1 DNA includes these proteins:
- the LOC103454862 gene encoding uncharacterized protein yields MTTTSTTNPNNANPRSPKIPRYRQSHVATAVIAVAALLISTTAWLSLVFSATPHSLPAPQSFTRSRNRTISRWGGHSEELTLNDIVFGIAGSAQLWKQRKEYVRLWWRPNDMRGHVWLEEKLPVNDVDRSLPPIMVSEDISRFRYTNPTGHPSGLRISRIISECFRLGLPNVRWFVLADDDTIINVDNLVAVLGKYDSSEMVYVGSPSESHSANTYFSHSMAFGGGGIAISHPLAEALSGMQDKCLERYPKLYGSDDRLHACIAELGIPLTREPGFHQCDIRGNAHGLLSSHPIAPFVSIHHVEAVDPFYPGFTSLQSLKLFTQAMRLQATSFLQRSICYDRGHHLTFSVSLGYVVQVFPNIVLPRDLERSEQTYSAWNGISHRNEFDFDTKVAYRSVCKKPILFFLKDIRKQGDATLGSYMRSKAKDDFKRKVFCFSRFRLLHSLQKIKVLGYPPTKKWHLVPRRLCCKLNQTSEEVVSLTVGQCGKGPFGSITDTK; encoded by the exons ATGACGACGACGTCAACAACAAACCCCAACAACGCCAATCCCAGATCGCCCAAAATTCCGCGTTACCGTCAGAGCCACGTGGCAACCGCCGTCATCGCCGTCGCGGCCCTCTTGATCTCCACCACCGCTTGGCTTTCCCTCGTCTTTTCCGCCACCCCGCACTCCCTCCCCGCCCCACAGTCCTTCACTCGCTCCCGAAACCGCACCATTTCGCGATGGGGTGGACACTCTGAGGAGCTCACTCTAAACGACATCGTTTTCGGAATTGCCGGGTCGGCCCAACTCTGGAAGCAGCGGAAGGAGTACGTCCGGCTCTGGTGGCGCCCGAACGACATGCGCGGCCACGTATGGCTGGAAGAGAAGCTACCGGTAAACGACGTCGATCGGTCGTTGCCGCCGATCATGGTCTCCGAGGACATCTCGAGGTTTCGGTACACGAACCCGACGGGTCACCCGTCGGGGCTTCGAATCTCCCGGATAATCTCCGAGTGCTTCCGCCTTGGCCTCCCCAATGTCCGGTGGTTCGTCCTAGCCGACGACGACACCATCATCAACGTCGATAACCTCGTCGCCGTGCTGGGCAAGTACGACTCGTCGGAGATGGTTTATGTGGGAAGCCCGTCGGAGAGTCACTCTGCCAACACTTATTTCAGCCACTCTATGGCGTTTGGCGGGGGTGGCATTGCAATTAGCCACCCTTTGGCGGAAGCCCTATCCGGAATGCAGGACAAGTGTCTCGAGAGGTACCCGAAGCTCTATGGAAGCGACGATCGTCTCCATGCCTGCATTGCTGAGCTTGGGATTCCATTAACCAGGGAACCTGGCTTCCATCAG TGTGACATTAGGGGCAATGCACACGGTCTTTTATCTTCACATCCTATAGCACCGTTTGTGTCCATTCACCATGTTGAAGCTGTTGACCCATTTTATCCCGGCTTCACCTCTCTGCAAAGTTTGAAGCTTTTCACACAGGCAATGAGACTCCAAGCTACCAGCTTTTTGCAGCGGTCCATTTGTTATGATCGTGGACACCATCTCACATTTTCTGTCTCGCTTGGTTATGTGGTTCAAGTCTTCCCAAACATTGTGCTCCCTCGTGACCTCGAGCGCTCAGAGCAGACTTATTCTGCTTGGAATGGGATAAGTCACAGGAATGAATTCGATTTCGATACAAAAGTCGCTTATAGGTCTGTTTGTAAGAAGCCTATTTTATTCTTCTTGAAAGATATTAGGAAACAGGGGGATGCTACATTGGGATCATATATGCGGAGCAAAGCAAAAGATGATTTCAAGAGAAAGGTTTTCTGCTTTTCCCGATTTCGACTTTTGCACAGTCTGcaaaaaattaaagttttggGCTATCCGCCCACCAAGAAATGGCATTTG GTACCGCGGCGGTTATGTTGCAAACTGAACCAAACAAGTGAGGAAGTTGTCAGTTTAACAGTGGGACAGTGTGGTAAAGGACCTTTCGGCTCGATTACTGATACTAAATAA
- the LOC103454936 gene encoding uncharacterized protein, whose protein sequence is MGSTGSDVFTEKGFTNWKKGPQNLRVHEGDVGSLHNKVIQQASDLMAQKQHIETFVSKQTDEARINYHTLLNASLECTRWLLGQGLPFRGHDELFKSSNGGNYLELMQFLSKHNEQVRKLVFENAPKNLKYTSSDIQKDLVRACAIETIDAITKDMEEQVAVVLCYVNKKGEAIEKFLGVQHVTFTTSSSLEEAIERFFATTNLSISKLRGQGYDGASNMKGELNGLKTKILNKYPQAFYVHYFAHQLQLALVAVAKGIEGVVIFFNNASILVNTIGSSCKCRDAFREKQLEQNKKALDVGDLEMGRGLNQKSSLMCPCDIRWNSHYGTIVSIIVMFEAVVEVLEWIKDDTNQDNFGKANLHFIPGKSRCKALRFTNFHYYRVDLYFQVLDTQLKELNDRFDEVNTEVLLCMACLSPVNNFASFDKAKIVRLAQFYPQDFDHMDLINLPIQLHNYIHNMKMHSEFSSLRGIGDLAKELVKTGRWIDSRDVEFVENDCLKLGDTIKNLDFHELEKDEKLITSSSE, encoded by the exons AGGACCCCAAAATCTTCGAGTCCATGAGGGAGATGTTGGAAGTCTTCATAATAAAGTTATACAACAAGCTAGCGATTTGATGGCACAAAAACAACACATTGAAACATTTGTGAGTAAGCAAACCGATGAAGCTCGCATTAATTATCATACTTTATTGAATGCCTCACTTGAGTGTACAAGATGGTTGTTGGGACAAGGTTTGCCTTTTCGTGGCCACGATGAATTGTTCAAATCAAGCAATGGAGGTAATTATTTGGAGCTTATGCAATTTCTTTCCAAGCATAATGAACAAGTTAGAAAACTTGTGTTTGAGAATGCTCCCAAGAATCTTAAGTATACTTCTTCCGATATTCAAAAAGATCTTGTCCGTGCTTGTGCCATTGAAACTATAGATGCAATCACTAAAGATATGGAAG AGCAAGTGGCGGTGGTATTGTGTTATGTGAACAAAAAAGGAGAAGCAATTGAAAAGTTTTTGGGTGTGCAACATGTCACCTTTACAACTAGTAGCTCGCTTGAAGAGGCTATTGAGAGATTCTTTGCTACAACAAATTTGAGTATATCCAAGTTACGAGGACAAGGCTATGATGGAGCTAGTAATATGAAGGGTGAGCTAAAtggccttaaaacaaagattttgaaCAAGTATCCTCAAGCATTTTATGTTCATTATTTTGCACAccaacttcaactagctctTGTAGCCGTTGCAAAGGGAATTGAGGGTGTCGTCATTTTCTTCAACAATGCTAGTATCTTGGTCAATACTATTGGATCATCGTGTAAGTGTCGTGATGCATTTAGAGAGAAACAACtagaacaaaataagaaagctCTTGATGTTGGTGATCTTGAAATGGGTAGAGGGTTAAATCAAAAGAGTAGTCTCATGTGTCCTTGTGATATACGTTGGAACTCACATTATGGTACTATAGTGAGTATTATTGTCATGTTTGAAGCTGTGGTGGAGGTGCTTGAATGGATTAAAGATGATACCAACCAAGACAATTTCGGAAAAGCAA ATTTGCATTTCATACCCGGAAAATCAAGGTGTAAAGCTCTAAGATTCACAAACTTTCATTACTATCGTGTGGATCtctattttcaagtccttgatACGCAATTAAAGGAATTGAATGATCGCTTTGATGAGGTAAACACCGAAGTGCTTCtttgtatggcatgtttgagtccggtgaataattttgcatcttttgacaAAGCAAAAATTGTTCGTCTAGCCCAATTTTATCCTCAAGATTTTGATCATATGGACCTCATAAATCTTCCCATTCAACTTCACAATTACATTCACAATATGAAGATGCATAGTGAGTTTTCATCATTGAGAGGAATTGGTGATCTTGCAAAGGAGTTGGTGAAGACCGGAAG ATGGATTGATTCGCGTGATGTCGAATTCGTAGAGAATGACTGCCTAAAACTTGGCGACACTATAAAAAACCTTGATTTCCATGAGTTGGAGAAAGATGAAAAACTTATAACATCTTCAAGCGAATGA